TGCGAGGGGGGGGAGGGAGTCGCCCAGGCTCCGGGATAATCGTCTTCAAGGAGAAAGTTCCCCGTCGCCAGTTCGAAGTTTTCCGCATTTTCGGGTTCAGTGAAACCCGTTCCCAAAGCTTTCAGACGTGCTTCCCTCGTCGTCCAGAGATGAAAAAACCGGCGCGTTTTTATTTCCGCGGGCAAGGCGTCGAGTTCCGCCCTGATATCTTCCCCGAACGCCCATCCGGCGATTTGACCGATATCGACGGGGCGTTTCAGCCATTCCACGTCGACACCGATCCCGCCTCGGGCGCAGATCCCCAACAGGCCCCAGCAACCGGCATGGGCGAGGTTGAAGGCAAGGGGGGACTCGGGAAAAGCGATGGCCGGTTTTCCGGCGGGACCGTATGCGAAGCGCAGGGCGGCGGGGGATGTGTCGAGATAACGGGCGAGAATTTGCCGCAGGCGTCCGCGAGCGGCGATGAAGTCGAGTTTTTTCGAGGGGATGCGCAAGCGTTCGGCGCGGGCCGATTCATCGGGAGAAAGGAGGGGGCGCAGGTCGCTGATCGCCTCCAGGGGCAGGTCGAGGCGGAAGCGCCAGAGGTGCAGTTCGCCATCGTCCAGGCGCGGTCTGGCGGGAGGGGTCCGCCAATTCACCGGGGGGATCAGCGGGGTTTCTCCTTGAGCCAGGCCGCCAGACGTTCCATCCCTTCGTCGAAGTTGATCCGGGGTTGATAGCCGAAATCGCGGTGGGCGGTGCACAGGTCGAACCAGTGGGCGGTGGAAAGTTCCCGGGCGACGAAGCGGGTCATGGGCGGCTCGCCGGAGAGGCGCAGCAGGGTGTAGGTCTTTTCCAGCAGCCAGCCGGCGGCATAGGCGAGTTGCGGAGATATGACGCGGGTCACCGGGGGGAGGCCGCCGGCGGCGAGGATGCGGTCGACCACCTCCCAGACC
This genomic stretch from Desulfuromonas acetexigens harbors:
- a CDS encoding 4'-phosphopantetheinyl transferase family protein, which encodes MNWRTPPARPRLDDGELHLWRFRLDLPLEAISDLRPLLSPDESARAERLRIPSKKLDFIAARGRLRQILARYLDTSPAALRFAYGPAGKPAIAFPESPLAFNLAHAGCWGLLGICARGGIGVDVEWLKRPVDIGQIAGWAFGEDIRAELDALPAEIKTRRFFHLWTTREARLKALGTGFTEPENAENFELATGNFLLEDDYPGAWATPSPPSQISYWHNPSTDSE